One genomic window of Pseudokineococcus lusitanus includes the following:
- the glgB gene encoding 1,4-alpha-glucan branching protein GlgB: MSAHPARDAAGRTAPSLPEGLLALLDGWMPRQRWYPAKGAGAAALDVLAVVPVPAAVPGRTAARPGAGVEVLVVVLAVRTEDDVAVVQVPLALRPADAPGDDASRVGVLPDGRAVHDGPGDADAVAALLALVAGGGTAAGEGGRADGRLAPGAAVDAAATSRVLGGEQSNTSVVVGLGTDAPSILKVFRVLSPGENPDVVVATALWVAGCEQVARPLGWVSGSWADADGTPATGHLAVLSEFLTGAQDAWREAGRAVEEGESFADGARSLGRATAEVHRALAGSFGRTPVTAEGRTALVDGLAERVRWALRSAPALAPHRAALEEHVASLSDLPAPDRLPPLQRVHGDYHLGQVLSVPGRGWVVLDFEGEPLRPLAERVRPDVAVRDVVGMVRSLDYAGAHVVAERAGADGTTSPGDEALARRAAAWTAEATEAFLAGYAEVDDDPRTAPGTALHRALLLDKALYEVVYETRSRPHWLPVPLGAVERLLGTTPQAEGARGGAAAADAAGTTAPPATTTPAQEIPVDASTTPASPGPAAGHEPARAPVDGGALDAAAHGAYPFPHDVLGPHPHDGGVTVRVRRPLAERVELVLEGDRRVPLEHEHDGVWVGVVPGADVPDYRVETTWSGGVVDRADDPYRFWPTLGEVDLHLVAEGRHEQLWTALGARVLRFPSALGDVTGTSFSVWAPHARGVRVVGGFNHWDGRSHALRSLGSSGVWELFVPGVGDGEVYKLEIQGQDGTWRQKADPMARLAEVPPATGSVVTESTYTWGDDAWLERRAATDPHSGPMSVYEVHLGSWRQGLSYTELAEQLVGHVTALGFTHVELLPVAEHPFGGSWGYQVTSYYAPTSRFGSPDEFRHLVDALHAAGIGVILDWVPGHFPKDEFALARFDGEPLYEYPDPRKGEHPEWGTLVPDYGRPQVRNFLVANAVYWLEEFHLDGIRVDAVASMLYLDYSRAEGQWVPNRYGGREHLEAIELLQEFNAVVYRRVPGIVTIAEESTAWPGVTRPTDGGGLGFGLKWNMGWMHDTLDYVGEDPMHRVHHHHKLTFSLVYAFSEQYVLPISHDEVVHGKGSLLGKMPGDRWQQLAGVRAYLAYMWSHPGKQLLFMGQEFAQEREWAEARSLDWWLQDDPGHLGVQRLVSDLNALYREHPQLWERDFDGAGFEWLDADDGAGNTVSFVRRDAAGRPLVAVVNFAGLPHEDYRVALPQGGTWRQLVSTDDVAYGGSGVTNTGPVVAEDVPWHGRPASVALRVPPLGALWLVPEGLDDAAAAAGVEVDG, from the coding sequence GTGAGCGCGCACCCCGCCCGGGACGCGGCCGGCCGCACCGCGCCGTCGCTGCCCGAGGGCCTCCTCGCGCTCCTCGACGGGTGGATGCCGCGGCAGCGCTGGTACCCCGCCAAGGGCGCCGGCGCCGCGGCCCTCGACGTCCTCGCCGTCGTCCCGGTGCCCGCGGCCGTCCCCGGCCGCACCGCCGCCCGGCCCGGGGCCGGGGTCGAGGTGCTCGTCGTCGTGCTCGCCGTCCGGACCGAGGACGACGTCGCCGTCGTGCAGGTGCCGCTGGCCCTGCGGCCGGCCGACGCGCCCGGCGACGACGCCTCCCGCGTGGGCGTGCTGCCGGACGGCCGTGCCGTCCACGACGGCCCCGGCGACGCCGACGCGGTCGCGGCCCTGCTCGCGCTCGTCGCGGGCGGCGGCACGGCGGCCGGCGAGGGCGGGCGGGCCGACGGCCGCCTGGCGCCCGGCGCGGCCGTCGACGCGGCGGCGACCTCGCGGGTGCTCGGCGGCGAGCAGTCCAACACGAGCGTCGTCGTCGGCCTCGGCACGGACGCCCCCTCCATCCTCAAGGTCTTCCGCGTCCTGTCCCCCGGCGAGAACCCCGACGTCGTCGTGGCGACGGCGCTGTGGGTCGCCGGCTGCGAGCAGGTCGCCCGCCCCCTCGGGTGGGTGAGCGGCTCGTGGGCCGACGCCGACGGCACCCCGGCCACCGGCCACCTCGCCGTCCTGTCCGAGTTCCTCACGGGTGCGCAGGACGCGTGGCGCGAGGCGGGCCGGGCGGTCGAGGAGGGCGAGTCCTTCGCCGACGGCGCCCGGTCCCTCGGCCGCGCCACCGCCGAGGTCCACCGCGCCCTGGCGGGCTCCTTCGGCCGCACCCCCGTCACCGCCGAGGGCCGTACCGCTCTCGTCGACGGCCTGGCCGAGCGCGTCCGCTGGGCCCTACGCTCCGCCCCCGCGCTGGCGCCGCACCGCGCGGCGCTCGAGGAGCACGTGGCCTCGCTCTCCGACCTGCCGGCGCCCGACCGGCTGCCGCCGCTGCAGCGCGTGCACGGCGACTACCACCTCGGGCAGGTCCTCTCCGTGCCGGGGCGCGGGTGGGTCGTCCTCGACTTCGAGGGCGAGCCGCTGCGCCCGCTGGCCGAGCGCGTGCGCCCCGACGTCGCCGTGCGCGACGTCGTCGGCATGGTCCGCTCGCTGGACTACGCGGGCGCCCACGTCGTCGCCGAGCGCGCGGGGGCCGACGGCACGACGTCCCCCGGGGACGAGGCGCTGGCCCGCCGCGCCGCGGCGTGGACTGCCGAGGCCACCGAGGCCTTCCTCGCCGGCTACGCCGAGGTGGACGACGACCCGCGCACCGCGCCCGGCACCGCGCTGCACCGCGCGCTGCTGCTCGACAAGGCGCTGTACGAGGTGGTCTACGAGACGCGGTCCCGCCCGCACTGGCTGCCCGTCCCGCTCGGCGCCGTCGAGCGCCTGCTCGGCACGACCCCGCAGGCCGAGGGGGCCCGCGGCGGCGCGGCCGCCGCCGACGCCGCGGGCACCACGGCCCCCCCGGCCACCACCACCCCCGCCCAGGAGATCCCCGTGGACGCCAGCACCACCCCCGCCTCCCCCGGCCCCGCCGCCGGCCACGAGCCGGCGCGCGCGCCCGTCGACGGCGGTGCGCTCGACGCCGCCGCCCACGGCGCGTACCCGTTCCCCCACGACGTCCTCGGGCCGCACCCGCACGACGGCGGCGTGACCGTGCGCGTGCGCCGGCCCCTCGCCGAGCGCGTCGAGCTGGTGCTCGAGGGCGACCGCCGTGTCCCGCTCGAGCATGAGCACGACGGCGTGTGGGTCGGCGTCGTCCCCGGCGCGGACGTGCCCGACTACCGCGTCGAGACGACGTGGTCCGGCGGCGTCGTCGACCGGGCCGACGACCCGTACCGCTTCTGGCCGACGCTCGGCGAGGTGGACCTCCACCTCGTCGCCGAGGGCCGCCACGAGCAGCTGTGGACCGCCCTCGGCGCGCGCGTCCTGCGCTTCCCCAGCGCGCTCGGCGACGTCACGGGCACGTCGTTCTCGGTGTGGGCGCCCCACGCCCGCGGCGTCCGCGTCGTCGGCGGCTTCAACCACTGGGACGGCCGCTCGCACGCCCTGCGCTCGCTCGGCTCGAGCGGCGTCTGGGAGCTCTTCGTCCCGGGCGTCGGCGACGGCGAGGTCTACAAGCTCGAGATCCAGGGCCAGGACGGCACGTGGCGGCAGAAGGCCGACCCCATGGCGCGCCTCGCCGAGGTGCCGCCGGCCACCGGCTCCGTCGTCACCGAGTCGACCTACACCTGGGGAGACGACGCGTGGCTGGAGCGCCGCGCGGCGACCGACCCGCACTCCGGCCCCATGAGCGTCTACGAGGTGCACCTCGGCTCGTGGCGCCAGGGCCTGTCGTACACCGAGCTGGCCGAGCAGCTCGTCGGCCACGTCACCGCCCTCGGCTTCACCCACGTCGAGCTGCTGCCCGTCGCCGAGCACCCCTTCGGCGGCTCGTGGGGCTACCAGGTCACCTCGTACTACGCGCCGACGTCCCGCTTCGGCAGCCCGGACGAGTTCCGCCACCTCGTCGACGCGCTCCACGCGGCGGGCATCGGGGTCATCCTCGACTGGGTCCCCGGGCACTTCCCCAAGGACGAGTTCGCCCTCGCCCGCTTCGACGGCGAGCCGCTCTACGAGTACCCGGACCCGCGCAAGGGCGAGCACCCCGAGTGGGGCACCCTCGTCCCCGACTACGGGCGCCCGCAGGTGCGCAACTTCCTCGTGGCCAACGCCGTGTACTGGCTGGAGGAGTTCCACCTCGACGGCATCCGCGTCGACGCCGTCGCCTCGATGCTGTACCTCGACTACTCGCGGGCCGAGGGCCAGTGGGTGCCCAACCGCTACGGCGGCCGCGAGCACCTCGAGGCCATCGAGCTCCTGCAGGAGTTCAACGCGGTCGTCTACCGGCGCGTCCCGGGCATCGTCACCATCGCCGAGGAGTCGACGGCGTGGCCCGGCGTCACGCGCCCCACGGACGGCGGCGGCCTCGGCTTCGGCCTGAAGTGGAACATGGGCTGGATGCACGACACGCTCGACTACGTCGGCGAGGACCCGATGCACCGGGTCCACCACCACCACAAGCTGACCTTCTCGCTCGTGTACGCCTTCTCGGAGCAGTACGTGCTCCCCATCAGCCACGACGAGGTCGTCCACGGCAAGGGCTCGCTGCTCGGCAAGATGCCGGGCGACCGCTGGCAGCAGCTCGCCGGGGTCCGCGCGTACCTCGCGTACATGTGGTCCCACCCCGGCAAGCAGCTGCTCTTCATGGGCCAGGAGTTCGCCCAGGAGCGCGAGTGGGCCGAGGCGCGCAGCCTCGACTGGTGGCTGCAGGACGACCCGGGCCACCTGGGCGTCCAGCGGCTCGTCAGCGACCTCAACGCCCTCTACCGCGAGCATCCGCAGCTGTGGGAGCGCGACTTCGACGGCGCGGGCTTCGAGTGGCTGGACGCCGACGACGGCGCGGGCAACACCGTGTCCTTCGTCCGGCGCGACGCCGCCGGGCGCCCGCTCGTGGCCGTCGTCAACTTCGCCGGCCTGCCCCACGAGGACTACCGCGTCGCCCTGCCCCAGGGCGGCACCTGGCGCCAGCTCGTCAGCACCGACGACGTGGCGTACGGCGGCTCGGGCGTGACGAACACCGGGCCCGTCGTCGCCGAGGACGTGCCGTGGCACGGCCGCCCGGCGTCCGTCGCGCTGAGGGTCCCGCCGCTGGGCGCACTCTGGCTCGTGCCCGAGGGGCTCGACGACGCCGCGGCCGCCGCCGGCGTCGAGGTCGACGGCTGA
- the treS gene encoding maltose alpha-D-glucosyltransferase, whose protein sequence is MSLTDHATTTTSGPTTGTTPVVGPVPGDPTAAPSTGQVPVVAPPAADEPVVGTLPNGLSDDPDWYRTAVFYEVLVRAFADSNGSGSGDFTGLVGRLDYLQWLGVDCLWLPPFYASPLRDGGYDIADYYAVLPEFGTVADFTELVQQAHARGIRVVTDLVMNHTSDAHPWFQASRSDPDGPYGDFYVWSGTTERYTDARIIFVDTETSNWTFDPVRRQYFWHRFFSHQPDLNFENPAVGEAMFDVVRHWLDLGIDGFRLDAVPYLFEEEGTNCENLPRTHEFLRELRRMVDREYPGRILLAEANQPPADVVAYYGEADDPECHMCFHFPVMPRLYSAVREGRAAPVLDTLAETPGIPAGAQWGTFLRNHDELTLEMVSTEERAAMYGWYAPDPRMRANVGIRRRLAPLVDGSRAEVELLHALLLSLPGSPCLYYGDEIGMGDNIWLEDRDAVRTPMQWTPDRNAGFSTADPGKLYLPTVQSLVYSYQAVNVEASLASSSSLLHWVRRLLHLRREHPVFGAGTYAPLHADNPAVLAFLRELDPEGARRARTTPETVLCVANMSTTPQATRLRLPGREGQDLVDLFGGSGFPRVGDDGCVPVTLGARDFLWLAVVDR, encoded by the coding sequence ATGAGCCTGACGGACCACGCGACCACCACCACGTCGGGCCCCACCACGGGCACGACGCCCGTCGTCGGCCCCGTGCCCGGCGACCCGACCGCGGCGCCGTCCACGGGGCAGGTCCCCGTCGTGGCGCCCCCCGCGGCGGACGAGCCCGTCGTCGGCACGCTGCCGAACGGGCTGTCCGACGACCCCGACTGGTACCGCACGGCCGTCTTCTACGAGGTGCTCGTCCGCGCCTTCGCGGACTCCAACGGCTCCGGCTCCGGCGACTTCACGGGCCTCGTCGGCCGGCTCGACTACCTGCAGTGGCTCGGCGTGGACTGCCTGTGGCTGCCGCCGTTCTACGCCTCGCCGCTGCGCGACGGCGGCTACGACATCGCCGACTACTACGCCGTCCTGCCGGAGTTCGGGACCGTCGCGGACTTCACCGAGCTCGTCCAGCAGGCGCACGCCCGCGGCATCCGGGTCGTCACCGACCTCGTGATGAACCACACGAGCGACGCGCACCCGTGGTTCCAGGCCAGCCGCAGCGACCCCGACGGCCCCTACGGCGACTTCTACGTGTGGAGCGGCACGACCGAGCGCTACACCGACGCGCGGATCATCTTCGTCGACACCGAGACGTCGAACTGGACCTTCGACCCGGTCCGCCGCCAGTACTTCTGGCACCGCTTCTTCTCCCACCAGCCGGACCTCAACTTCGAGAACCCGGCCGTCGGCGAGGCGATGTTCGACGTCGTCCGCCACTGGCTCGACCTCGGGATCGACGGCTTCCGGCTCGACGCCGTGCCCTACCTCTTCGAGGAGGAGGGGACGAATTGCGAGAACCTGCCCCGCACGCACGAGTTCCTCCGCGAGCTGCGGCGCATGGTGGACCGGGAGTACCCGGGGCGCATCCTCCTCGCCGAGGCCAACCAGCCGCCGGCGGACGTCGTCGCCTACTACGGCGAGGCCGACGACCCCGAGTGCCACATGTGCTTCCACTTCCCCGTCATGCCGCGCCTGTACTCCGCGGTCCGGGAGGGGCGCGCCGCGCCGGTCCTCGACACCCTCGCCGAGACGCCGGGCATCCCGGCGGGCGCGCAGTGGGGCACCTTCCTGCGCAACCACGACGAGCTGACGCTCGAGATGGTGTCCACCGAGGAGCGCGCGGCGATGTACGGCTGGTACGCGCCGGACCCGCGCATGCGCGCCAACGTCGGCATCCGCCGGCGCCTCGCGCCGCTCGTGGACGGCTCGCGGGCCGAGGTCGAGCTGCTGCACGCCCTCCTGCTGTCCCTGCCCGGCTCGCCGTGCCTCTACTACGGCGACGAGATCGGCATGGGCGACAACATCTGGCTCGAGGACCGCGACGCGGTCCGGACCCCCATGCAGTGGACGCCCGACCGCAACGCCGGCTTCAGCACCGCCGACCCCGGCAAGCTGTACCTGCCGACGGTCCAGTCGCTCGTCTACAGCTACCAGGCGGTCAACGTCGAGGCGTCGCTCGCGTCGTCGTCGTCGCTGCTGCACTGGGTGCGGCGGCTGCTGCACCTGCGCCGCGAGCACCCCGTGTTCGGGGCGGGCACGTACGCACCGCTGCACGCGGACAACCCGGCGGTCCTCGCCTTCCTGCGGGAGCTGGACCCCGAGGGCGCCCGCCGGGCGCGCACCACGCCGGAGACCGTGCTCTGCGTGGCCAACATGTCGACGACACCGCAGGCGACCCGGCTGAGGCTGCCGGGACGGGAAGGGCAGGACCTCGTGGACCTCTTCGGCGGGAGCGGCTTCCCCCGCGTGGGCGACGACGGGTGCGTGCCCGTGACGCTCGGCGCCCGTGACTTCCTCTGGCTCGCGGTGGTGGACCGGTGA
- a CDS encoding alpha-1,4-glucan--maltose-1-phosphate maltosyltransferase encodes MPTSRRPAPSPRDRPAAAGPAGDAPASVPGAAASDPTAAGPAADGAAATSAVAPPPEGVSPATASPHSRIGRIPVVDLAPVVDGGRFPARAVVGEAVPVTATVFREGHDAVAAEAVLLRPDGSEAARTRMVCTNPGLDTWRTDLVPDAVGEWAFRVEAWSDPYGTWEHAASVKVGTPGLPEADVDLALADGAVVLDRAAEVPGRDPADAEHLRAGARGLRDTGRPAPARLAAGTSTGVQEALRRLPLRELVTPSEDARLVVQRPLALFGSWYELFPRSEGAYFDQATGRWVSGTLTTAAERLPALAAQGYDVVYLTPVHPIGRTFRKGRNNTLDATDEDPGSPYAIGSADGGHDAVHPDLGTVADFEAFVARARELDLEVALDLALQCSPDHPWVTEHPEWFVQRSDGSIAYAENPPKKYQDIYPVHFDTDPDGVYAEVLRVVLAWVDRGVTLFRVDNPHTKPVEFWEWLIAEVNRDHPDVIFLAEAFTRPAMMHGLAKVGFQQSYTYFTWRNTKAELEEYVTELTGPSAAYMRPSFWPTTHDILTPFMSQNGRPAFELRAVLAATLAPTWGIYAGYELVEDVPRPGAQEQIDNEKYQYKPRDFDRALVEGRSIAPLLQRLNELRREHPALQRLRGTTFHRTDSEQVIAYTRHLPAHLSPTGEEDLVLVVVCLDPQQWHRTHVHLDMAALGLGWDEQVLAADGLTDGRWTWGEEVYVELGPGRPAHVVSLTRGGGAA; translated from the coding sequence GTGCCGACCTCGCGCCGACCCGCCCCGTCCCCCCGCGACCGCCCCGCCGCCGCGGGCCCCGCCGGCGACGCGCCCGCGTCCGTGCCCGGCGCCGCCGCGTCCGACCCCACGGCCGCGGGCCCCGCCGCCGACGGCGCCGCGGCCACCTCGGCCGTCGCCCCGCCGCCGGAGGGCGTCTCCCCCGCCACCGCGTCCCCGCACTCCCGGATCGGGCGCATCCCCGTCGTCGACCTCGCGCCGGTCGTCGACGGCGGCCGCTTCCCCGCCCGCGCCGTCGTCGGCGAGGCCGTGCCCGTCACCGCCACCGTCTTCCGCGAGGGCCACGACGCCGTCGCCGCCGAGGCAGTGCTCCTGCGCCCGGACGGCAGCGAGGCGGCCCGCACGAGGATGGTCTGCACCAACCCCGGTCTCGACACCTGGCGCACCGACCTCGTCCCGGACGCCGTGGGCGAGTGGGCCTTCCGCGTCGAGGCGTGGTCGGACCCGTACGGGACGTGGGAGCACGCCGCCTCCGTCAAGGTGGGCACCCCCGGCCTGCCGGAGGCCGACGTCGACCTGGCCCTCGCCGACGGCGCCGTCGTCCTCGACCGCGCCGCCGAGGTCCCCGGCCGCGACCCGGCCGACGCCGAGCACCTGCGGGCCGGCGCCCGCGGGCTGCGTGACACCGGCCGCCCGGCGCCCGCGCGGCTCGCCGCGGGCACGAGCACCGGGGTGCAGGAGGCGCTGCGGCGCCTGCCCCTCCGCGAGCTCGTGACGCCGAGCGAGGACGCCCGCCTCGTCGTCCAGCGCCCGCTGGCGCTCTTCGGCTCCTGGTACGAGCTCTTCCCCCGCTCCGAGGGCGCCTACTTCGACCAGGCCACGGGCCGCTGGGTCTCCGGCACCCTGACGACCGCCGCGGAGCGGCTGCCCGCGCTGGCCGCGCAGGGGTACGACGTCGTCTACCTCACGCCCGTCCACCCCATCGGCCGGACGTTCCGCAAGGGCCGCAACAACACCCTGGACGCGACCGACGAGGACCCGGGCTCGCCGTACGCCATCGGCTCGGCCGACGGCGGCCACGACGCCGTCCACCCCGACCTCGGCACGGTCGCCGACTTCGAGGCCTTCGTCGCCCGCGCCCGGGAGCTGGACCTCGAGGTCGCGCTCGACCTCGCGCTGCAGTGCTCGCCCGACCACCCGTGGGTCACCGAGCACCCCGAGTGGTTCGTCCAGCGCTCCGACGGCTCGATCGCCTACGCCGAGAACCCGCCGAAGAAGTACCAGGACATCTACCCGGTCCACTTCGACACCGACCCGGACGGCGTCTACGCCGAGGTGCTGCGCGTCGTCCTCGCCTGGGTGGACCGCGGCGTGACGCTCTTCCGCGTCGACAACCCGCACACCAAGCCCGTCGAGTTCTGGGAGTGGCTCATCGCGGAGGTCAACCGCGACCACCCCGACGTCATCTTCCTCGCCGAGGCCTTCACGCGGCCCGCGATGATGCACGGGCTGGCCAAGGTCGGCTTCCAGCAGAGCTACACCTACTTCACGTGGCGCAACACCAAGGCCGAGCTCGAGGAGTACGTCACCGAGCTCACCGGCCCCTCGGCCGCGTACATGCGGCCGAGCTTCTGGCCGACGACGCACGACATCCTCACGCCCTTCATGAGCCAGAACGGGCGGCCGGCCTTCGAGCTGCGCGCGGTGCTCGCGGCGACGCTCGCGCCGACGTGGGGCATCTACGCCGGGTACGAGCTCGTCGAGGACGTCCCCCGGCCGGGCGCCCAGGAGCAGATCGACAACGAGAAGTACCAGTACAAGCCGCGCGACTTCGACCGCGCGCTCGTCGAGGGCCGCAGCATCGCCCCGCTGCTCCAGCGGCTCAACGAGCTCCGCCGCGAGCACCCCGCGCTGCAGCGCCTGCGCGGCACGACGTTCCACCGCACGGACTCCGAGCAGGTCATCGCCTACACGCGGCACCTCCCGGCCCACCTGTCGCCCACCGGCGAGGAGGACCTCGTCCTCGTCGTCGTGTGCCTCGACCCGCAGCAGTGGCACCGCACGCACGTCCACCTCGACATGGCCGCCCTCGGCCTCGGGTGGGACGAGCAGGTGCTCGCCGCCGACGGCCTCACCGACGGCCGCTGGACCTGGGGCGAGGAGGTCTACGTCGAGCTGGGCCCGGGACGCCCCGCCCACGTCGTCTCCCTCACCCGCGGCGGCGGCGCCGCATGA
- a CDS encoding NUDIX domain-containing protein: MTSPGSTPPPGGDPGEVALGHLTGPDGLGDRVDAALAGGAARVVATHDADDDALAWAAARAGLRREGVLRGVLVGGRRRDVALVARLAGDPDPASDALPALTPLFPASVLAAGLVLRDHRGRVLLLRTSYKVPWEVPGGFVEAAESLGGAAAREGREELGLDLTVGRLLVLDRCPGDASRPGRLLALLDGGVHDDDLPGRCTFVDGEVLEAAWCTPTEVRARTGPGLAARVAAAVAVLDADDPAPALLVEGRPGR; encoded by the coding sequence GTGACCTCGCCCGGGTCGACGCCCCCGCCGGGCGGCGACCCGGGCGAGGTCGCGCTCGGGCACCTCACGGGGCCCGACGGCCTGGGCGACCGGGTCGACGCCGCCCTCGCCGGCGGGGCGGCGCGGGTCGTCGCCACCCACGACGCCGACGACGACGCCCTGGCGTGGGCCGCGGCGCGGGCGGGCCTGCGCCGCGAGGGGGTCCTGCGGGGCGTCCTCGTGGGCGGCCGGCGCCGCGACGTCGCCCTCGTCGCGCGGCTGGCGGGCGACCCGGACCCGGCGTCGGACGCCCTCCCCGCGCTGACGCCCCTCTTCCCCGCCTCGGTGCTGGCGGCGGGGCTCGTGCTGCGCGACCACCGCGGCCGGGTCCTGCTCCTGCGGACGTCGTACAAGGTGCCGTGGGAGGTGCCGGGCGGGTTCGTCGAGGCGGCCGAGTCGCTCGGCGGGGCCGCCGCGCGCGAGGGCCGCGAGGAGCTGGGCCTCGACCTGACGGTGGGGCGCCTGCTCGTCCTCGACCGCTGCCCCGGCGACGCCTCCCGGCCCGGGCGGCTGCTCGCGCTGCTCGACGGCGGCGTCCACGACGACGACCTGCCCGGCCGGTGCACCTTCGTCGACGGCGAGGTGCTCGAGGCCGCCTGGTGCACGCCCACGGAGGTCCGCGCCCGGACGGGCCCCGGCCTCGCCGCCCGCGTCGCCGCCGCGGTGGCCGTCCTCGACGCCGACGACCCGGCGCCGGCCCTCCTCGTCGAGGGCCGGCCCGGGCGCTGA
- a CDS encoding VOC family protein, which yields MTTPTPRRVTPTLWFDGRVEEAAELYTSVLPGSRVVGTTLGPGGGVLTVELEVAGQPLVLLDGGPHFPPTEAFSLSVSCADAAEVDRVWDALLAGGGTESRCGWLKDRFGVSWQVVPEGLGDVLGDPDPGRAQRAMAAMLQMGKLDLAAMRRAADGGPAEG from the coding sequence ATGACCACCCCGACGCCCCGCAGGGTCACCCCCACGCTCTGGTTCGACGGCCGCGTCGAGGAGGCGGCGGAGCTCTACACCTCCGTCCTCCCCGGCTCGCGGGTCGTCGGCACGACGCTCGGCCCGGGCGGGGGCGTGCTGACCGTCGAGCTCGAGGTGGCCGGCCAGCCGCTCGTCCTGCTGGACGGGGGCCCGCACTTCCCGCCGACCGAGGCGTTCTCCCTGTCCGTCTCCTGCGCCGACGCCGCCGAGGTCGACCGCGTGTGGGACGCGCTGCTCGCCGGCGGGGGGACGGAGTCGCGGTGCGGCTGGCTCAAGGACCGCTTCGGCGTCTCGTGGCAGGTCGTGCCCGAGGGCCTCGGCGACGTGCTCGGCGACCCGGACCCGGGCCGGGCGCAGCGCGCCATGGCGGCGATGCTGCAGATGGGCAAGCTCGACCTCGCGGCGATGCGCCGCGCCGCGGACGGCGGGCCCGCCGAGGGCTGA